The Zingiber officinale cultivar Zhangliang chromosome 9A, Zo_v1.1, whole genome shotgun sequence genome window below encodes:
- the LOC122020935 gene encoding dCTP pyrophosphatase 1-like: MSLSSSRAMAGTEAVTLESLRKKMADFARERDWEQFHSPRNLLLAMVGEVGELSEIFQWKGEVAKGLPDWGEDEKQHLGEELSDVLLYLVRLSDMCGVDLGKAALRKLDLNAAKYPVHLCKGSSGKHTDNPSDANENPKSGGGATEGL; this comes from the exons ATGTCTCTGTCTTCCTCTCGGGCGATGGCAGGAACGGAGGCTGTGACCctggagagcttgaggaagaaaatggcAGATTTTGCAAGGGAGAGAGACTGGGAGCAATTCCACAGCCCCAGAAACCTCCTCCTTGCCATG GTAGGAGAGGTCGGGGAGCTGTCGGAGATCTTCCAGTGGAAAGGTGAGGTGGCCAAGGGGCTACCGGACTGGGGCGAGGATGAGAAGCAGCACCTGGGGGAGGAGCTCTCTGATGTGCTGCTCTACCTCGTGAGGCTCTCAGACATGTGTGGGGTGGACCTGGGGAAGGCTGCCCTCAGGAAGCTGGATCTCAATGCCGCCAAGTACCCTGTCCACCTCTGCAAGGGCTCCTCCGGGAAGCACACCGACAATCCTTCCGATGCAAACGAGAATCCCAAAAGTGGTGGAGGAGCCACAGAGGGGCTCTGA